Proteins from one Planctomyces sp. SH-PL62 genomic window:
- a CDS encoding DUF1802 family protein, translating to MSELPPECDVGFKEWSGVCDALASGEQTLILRKGGIAEDGGGFTPEHRAFWLYPTRLHESQQGLRIESTPSGAASPDAATVPIRSLAMVEAIHHLDREDRLDALEPFHVWTAETVHKRFHYRRPGLWVLSVRVWTKPAPAVVVVTPEQLGCKTWVPLEPPLPTLGLAPVLDAERWAARREHLRKAMESL from the coding sequence ATGAGCGAGCTTCCCCCGGAGTGCGACGTCGGGTTCAAGGAATGGAGCGGCGTCTGCGACGCCCTCGCCTCGGGCGAGCAGACGCTCATCCTCCGCAAGGGGGGGATCGCCGAGGACGGCGGCGGCTTCACGCCCGAACACCGGGCGTTCTGGCTCTACCCGACCCGTCTTCACGAGTCGCAGCAGGGCCTTCGGATCGAGTCGACCCCATCGGGGGCGGCGTCGCCGGACGCGGCGACGGTGCCGATCCGGTCCCTCGCGATGGTCGAGGCGATCCATCATCTCGATCGCGAGGATCGGCTCGACGCCCTGGAGCCGTTCCACGTCTGGACGGCCGAGACGGTTCATAAGCGATTCCATTACCGTCGCCCCGGCCTCTGGGTGCTGAGCGTCCGCGTCTGGACGAAGCCCGCGCCCGCCGTGGTGGTCGTGACGCCCGAGCAACTCGGCTGCAAGACCTGGGTTCCGCTCGAGCCGCCCCTGCCCACGCTCGGCCTCGCGCCCGTCCTGGACGCCGAGCGATGGGCGGCCCGCCGCGAGCATCTGCGCAAGGCGATGGAGTCGCTCTAG
- a CDS encoding FAD-binding oxidoreductase, with protein sequence MTATAVPTSASSTSARLVAELKAAIGEENVLFRHDELVVYECDGYLIEKAVPDVVVFPGCTEDVVAIVKICNRHGVPFVPRGAGTSLAGGTLPIGGGVMIGLTKMKRIQEVNLRDRYAIVEAGVVNVWLTRALVGSGLHFAPDPSSQTACTIGGNVATNAGGPHTLKYGVTVNHVRGLELVTPEGEVVQIGGVVEDQPGYDLTGLIVGSEGTFGIVTKVIVNLTRDPEAGRTLLAVFDTVEDSVEAVSGIVAAGIVPAALEMIDNLMIRAVEAAFKFGFPVDAGAVLIIEVDGLDAALDHEAQAISEIVQAHRGKVEKSISWLTREEPEYKAIWKSRKMAFGAIGRVSPTFCTQDGVVPRTALPHILRFMEGVSERQQVRIANVFHAGDGNLHPIILFDERDPDQVRRALQASVEILDECIRLGGSVTGEHGIGVEKLAMMPKLFSEDDLAAMTAVHDALNPEDRCSPGKKLPIGGHCLERTKPGRHASA encoded by the coding sequence ATGACCGCGACCGCCGTTCCGACGTCGGCGTCCTCGACTTCCGCCCGTCTCGTCGCCGAGTTGAAGGCGGCGATTGGGGAGGAGAACGTCCTCTTTCGTCATGACGAGCTTGTCGTCTATGAATGCGACGGCTATCTGATCGAGAAGGCCGTGCCCGACGTCGTGGTCTTCCCAGGCTGTACGGAGGATGTGGTCGCGATCGTCAAGATCTGCAATCGCCACGGCGTCCCGTTCGTGCCCCGAGGCGCCGGGACGAGCCTGGCTGGCGGGACGCTCCCTATTGGGGGCGGGGTGATGATCGGGCTCACGAAGATGAAGCGCATCCAGGAGGTCAACCTCCGGGACCGCTACGCGATCGTCGAGGCGGGCGTCGTGAACGTCTGGCTGACGCGCGCCCTCGTCGGCTCGGGGCTCCATTTCGCCCCGGATCCGTCGAGCCAGACGGCGTGCACGATCGGCGGGAACGTCGCCACCAACGCGGGGGGGCCGCATACGCTTAAATATGGCGTGACGGTGAACCATGTGCGGGGGCTCGAACTGGTGACGCCCGAGGGCGAAGTCGTCCAGATTGGCGGCGTCGTCGAGGATCAGCCGGGCTACGACCTGACCGGCCTGATCGTCGGCAGCGAAGGGACGTTCGGGATCGTCACGAAAGTGATCGTGAATCTGACGCGAGACCCCGAGGCGGGCCGGACGCTGCTCGCGGTCTTCGACACGGTGGAGGATTCCGTCGAGGCCGTGAGCGGGATCGTGGCCGCCGGGATCGTCCCAGCCGCCCTGGAGATGATCGACAACCTGATGATCCGGGCCGTGGAGGCCGCGTTCAAGTTCGGCTTTCCCGTCGACGCCGGGGCCGTCCTCATCATCGAGGTCGACGGCCTGGACGCCGCGCTCGACCACGAGGCCCAGGCCATCTCCGAGATCGTCCAGGCGCATCGCGGGAAGGTTGAGAAGTCGATCAGCTGGCTGACCCGCGAGGAGCCCGAATACAAGGCGATCTGGAAGAGCCGCAAGATGGCCTTCGGAGCCATCGGTCGCGTCAGCCCCACCTTCTGCACCCAGGACGGCGTCGTCCCCCGCACGGCGCTCCCCCATATCTTGCGGTTCATGGAGGGGGTCTCGGAGCGTCAGCAGGTGCGAATCGCCAACGTCTTCCACGCCGGCGACGGCAACCTCCACCCCATCATCCTCTTCGACGAGCGCGACCCGGACCAGGTCCGTCGGGCCCTCCAGGCCAGCGTCGAGATCCTCGACGAGTGCATCCGGCTGGGAGGGAGCGTCACCGGCGAGCACGGCATAGGCGTCGAGAAGCTCGCGATGATGCCCAAGCTCTTCAGCGAGGACGATCTCGCGGCGATGACCGCCGTGCACGACGCGCTCAACCCCGAAGACCGTTGCAGCCCCGGCAAGAAGCTGCCGATCGGGGGGCACTGCCTCGAGCGGACCAAACCCGGACGGCACGCTTCGGCCTGA
- a CDS encoding (Fe-S)-binding protein: MRTIDQPTHAPAAVVEPVANPGVDLAWLAERIDYSLFQQCIHCGLCTASCPTYVETSDENDSPRGRIYLMRSVTDGRLAMSPEVRRHLDLCLDCRACETACPSGVQYGKLIEPYKIAMLQDAPTGAGLSPLQRVILHHLFPYANRVRAALLPVRLLQKVGLMRLIGRSGLTKLLPPTLRNMEAMVPELQAPSRLPEVLPAIGPKRARVGLFLGCVTDAMTPQTTAATARVLQRNGCEVVVPRGQACCGAIHYHSGAEAPALELARRNLEAFDVDELDAIVINAAGCGAMFKGYEHIMPPEEHERTSRFVAKIKDVSEFLMSLGPIAPTHPVDATVTYHDACHLCHAQQIRNQPRQLLGMIPGLKLVPLAESELCCGAAGTYNLTEPEMSARLGRRKMDNIEAAGAAIVASGNIGCTLQIARQIRERGSAVEVVHPVDLLDRAYGGGEV; this comes from the coding sequence ATGAGAACGATCGACCAGCCCACGCACGCCCCGGCCGCCGTCGTCGAGCCCGTCGCGAATCCCGGCGTCGACCTGGCCTGGCTCGCCGAGCGGATCGACTACTCGCTGTTCCAGCAGTGCATCCACTGCGGCCTCTGCACGGCGAGTTGCCCGACCTATGTGGAGACGTCGGACGAGAACGACAGCCCGCGCGGGCGCATTTACCTGATGCGCTCGGTCACCGACGGCCGACTGGCGATGAGTCCCGAGGTCCGCCGCCACCTCGACCTTTGCCTCGACTGCCGCGCCTGCGAAACCGCCTGCCCGTCGGGCGTCCAGTACGGCAAGCTGATCGAACCGTACAAGATCGCCATGCTCCAGGACGCTCCGACCGGCGCCGGCCTCAGCCCGCTTCAAAGAGTGATCCTGCATCACCTCTTCCCGTATGCGAATCGCGTCCGGGCGGCGTTGTTGCCGGTGCGTCTGCTCCAGAAGGTCGGGCTGATGAGGCTGATCGGACGGAGCGGCCTCACGAAGCTGCTCCCGCCGACGCTCCGGAACATGGAGGCGATGGTACCCGAACTCCAGGCACCGTCGCGACTCCCCGAGGTCCTGCCGGCCATCGGCCCGAAGCGGGCGCGCGTGGGGCTGTTCCTGGGCTGCGTGACCGACGCGATGACCCCCCAGACGACGGCCGCCACCGCCCGCGTGCTCCAGCGCAACGGCTGCGAGGTCGTCGTCCCTCGCGGCCAGGCCTGCTGCGGCGCCATCCACTACCACTCCGGCGCCGAGGCCCCCGCGCTCGAACTGGCCCGACGGAACCTGGAGGCGTTCGACGTCGACGAGCTGGACGCGATCGTCATCAACGCGGCCGGCTGCGGCGCCATGTTCAAGGGGTATGAACACATCATGCCGCCTGAGGAGCACGAGCGGACGAGTCGCTTCGTGGCCAAGATCAAGGACGTGTCGGAGTTCCTGATGTCCCTGGGGCCGATCGCGCCCACGCATCCGGTGGATGCGACGGTGACCTACCACGACGCCTGCCACCTCTGCCACGCCCAGCAGATCCGCAACCAGCCCCGGCAGCTGCTGGGGATGATCCCCGGGCTGAAACTCGTCCCGCTCGCGGAGAGCGAACTCTGCTGCGGGGCGGCGGGGACCTACAACCTGACCGAGCCCGAGATGTCCGCTCGCCTGGGACGCCGCAAGATGGACAACATCGAGGCCGCCGGGGCCGCGATCGTCGCCAGCGGGAACATCGGCTGCACCCTCCAGATCGCCCGCCAGATCCGCGAGCGCGGCAGCGCCGTCGAGGTCGTCCATCCCGTCGACCTGCTCGATCGCGCGTACGGCGGCGGGGAGGTCTGA
- a CDS encoding FAD-binding oxidoreductase: MKREADALGWPETSGAGPLGDGRFATAVHRPSTVDELCDAVRAEVENSGAVYPQGGASALDYGRPPGRPGAAVDVSSLNRIVDYPHADMTITVQAGMSVAALQGILAEQNQRLLIDVPRPDRATLGGALATGVCGPRRLGLGRPRDSIIGVSFVTSNAVEVKGGGRVVKNVAGYDFPKLLTGSMGTLGIITQATLKVRPLPGASALIWLRADGPERLDEWLVGFGASALRPVAVEFLNPTAARIIAGAAGLAGDSWTLVVGIEDDVNSVAWQVDRFRTEIGRSDFDVLRDEATAPLWKALTEFQVETPGAFACSASLRPSRVAAFLADLPPERWALQAHAGVGVVRMQAIGEWSEDEAAAAVAAKRAQAVGDGGNLIVTRCPTSWKARLRVWGEPRADWALGRAVKAALDPRNVMNPGRFVGEDE; the protein is encoded by the coding sequence GTGAAGCGTGAAGCAGACGCCCTCGGCTGGCCCGAAACGTCCGGAGCCGGCCCCCTCGGCGATGGTCGCTTCGCCACGGCGGTCCACCGCCCATCGACGGTCGACGAACTGTGTGACGCCGTCCGCGCGGAGGTCGAGAACTCCGGGGCGGTCTATCCTCAAGGGGGGGCGTCGGCGCTCGACTACGGTCGGCCTCCCGGTCGCCCCGGCGCGGCGGTCGACGTCTCGTCGCTGAACCGCATCGTCGACTACCCCCACGCCGATATGACCATCACCGTGCAGGCCGGCATGTCGGTCGCGGCGTTGCAGGGAATCCTGGCCGAGCAGAACCAGCGGCTGCTGATCGACGTCCCTCGGCCCGACCGCGCGACGCTCGGCGGCGCGCTTGCGACGGGCGTCTGTGGGCCTCGCCGACTTGGCCTGGGGCGGCCCCGCGACTCGATCATCGGCGTCTCGTTCGTCACCTCGAACGCCGTCGAGGTGAAGGGGGGAGGGCGGGTCGTCAAGAACGTCGCCGGTTATGACTTCCCGAAGCTGCTGACCGGCTCGATGGGGACTCTCGGAATCATCACCCAGGCCACCTTGAAGGTCCGCCCGCTCCCCGGAGCTTCGGCCTTGATCTGGCTGAGGGCCGACGGGCCCGAACGACTGGACGAGTGGCTCGTCGGGTTCGGTGCGTCGGCCTTGCGACCGGTGGCCGTCGAGTTCCTGAACCCGACCGCGGCCCGGATCATCGCCGGGGCGGCGGGCCTGGCGGGGGATTCGTGGACGCTGGTCGTCGGGATCGAGGACGACGTGAATTCCGTCGCCTGGCAGGTCGACCGATTCAGGACCGAGATCGGGCGGAGCGACTTCGACGTACTCCGCGACGAGGCGACCGCACCCCTCTGGAAAGCGCTGACCGAGTTCCAGGTCGAGACGCCCGGAGCGTTCGCCTGCTCGGCGAGCCTGCGGCCGTCCCGAGTCGCGGCGTTCCTGGCGGATTTGCCCCCGGAACGCTGGGCCTTGCAGGCTCACGCCGGCGTCGGCGTCGTCCGGATGCAGGCGATCGGGGAATGGAGCGAGGACGAAGCGGCGGCGGCGGTCGCCGCGAAGCGGGCGCAGGCGGTTGGCGACGGCGGCAACCTGATCGTGACCCGCTGCCCGACCTCGTGGAAAGCTCGGCTCCGCGTCTGGGGCGAGCCCCGCGCGGACTGGGCCCTGGGGCGGGCGGTCAAGGCGGCCCTCGATCCCCGAAACGTGATGAATCCCGGCCGGTTCGTGGGCGAGGACGAGTAG
- a CDS encoding NAD(P)H-dependent glycerol-3-phosphate dehydrogenase, whose amino-acid sequence MDRVAVLGGGGMGTAMAMVLARSAGDVRLWVREPDRAVAMAETRRNARHLPEVSIPEPIRILGDPHEALDRAELIVAAIPTSYLRDGLAKLVPAVPTGVPVVSVVKGVEFGTFALPSRILVETLGPRETAILTGPSHAEELARGLPASLVVAGSSSTLCEAVQHDFSHETFRIYRNSDAIGAEVAGALKNILGIAAGVCDGLEVGDNAKAALLTRGLVEIARMGVRLGGRIETFYGLAGVGDVVTTCYSPFGRNREVGLRIGRGEALQAILDAMPNVSEGVPTIRSVHALALRMGVDMPITHELHQVLFEGKPPRAAVFDLMTRTPKDESEL is encoded by the coding sequence ATGGATCGCGTGGCAGTCCTGGGCGGCGGTGGGATGGGGACGGCGATGGCCATGGTCCTCGCCCGTTCGGCCGGCGACGTCCGGCTCTGGGTCCGCGAGCCCGACCGCGCCGTCGCGATGGCCGAGACGAGGCGGAACGCGCGGCACCTCCCCGAAGTCTCGATCCCGGAGCCGATCCGGATCCTCGGCGATCCGCACGAGGCGCTCGATCGCGCCGAGCTGATCGTCGCGGCGATCCCGACGTCGTACCTGCGGGACGGCCTCGCGAAATTGGTTCCGGCCGTCCCGACGGGCGTGCCGGTGGTCAGCGTGGTGAAGGGGGTCGAGTTCGGCACGTTCGCCCTCCCTTCGCGGATCCTCGTCGAGACCCTCGGGCCTCGCGAGACGGCCATCCTCACCGGACCCAGCCACGCCGAGGAACTGGCGCGAGGGCTGCCGGCCTCGCTGGTCGTCGCCGGCTCGTCGTCGACGCTCTGTGAGGCCGTCCAGCACGACTTCTCCCATGAAACGTTCCGCATCTACCGGAATTCCGATGCGATCGGGGCGGAGGTCGCCGGGGCTCTCAAGAACATCCTGGGCATCGCCGCCGGGGTCTGCGACGGGCTGGAGGTCGGCGACAACGCCAAGGCCGCGCTCCTCACCCGGGGGCTGGTCGAGATCGCCCGGATGGGCGTCCGCCTGGGGGGACGAATCGAGACGTTCTACGGCCTGGCCGGCGTCGGCGACGTCGTCACCACCTGCTACAGCCCGTTCGGGAGGAACCGCGAGGTCGGCCTGCGCATCGGCCGCGGCGAGGCGTTGCAGGCCATCCTCGACGCCATGCCGAACGTCTCCGAGGGGGTGCCGACGATTCGAAGCGTCCACGCACTGGCCCTGCGGATGGGCGTCGACATGCCCATCACGCACGAGCTCCACCAGGTCCTGTTCGAGGGCAAGCCGCCGCGGGCGGCCGTCTTCGACCTGATGACGCGCACGCCGAAGGACGAATCCGAGCTATGA
- a CDS encoding DUF429 domain-containing protein yields MGRCCLDDDCPCRQDPGTRSRQLERELARMGVPTLATALIKVLARRGVRIAASLKEQGLHPLEVYPFATLKILGLPCRGKRTREGRLEIHRALRPLVPGLRRPNASEHRLDAVVCALTAQLHRMKLTRTVGKPDEGLMSIPDTQILTLEYVPNPTGRGVHAVWKRRRRRRAHSSTLGAVARSITD; encoded by the coding sequence ATGGGGCGATGTTGCCTGGACGACGATTGCCCGTGTCGGCAGGATCCAGGCACGAGAAGTCGGCAACTCGAGCGAGAGTTGGCCCGGATGGGAGTGCCGACATTGGCCACGGCGCTTATCAAGGTCCTCGCCCGCCGAGGCGTGCGGATCGCTGCATCGCTCAAGGAGCAGGGGCTACATCCTCTGGAAGTCTATCCGTTCGCGACGCTCAAGATTCTTGGCCTCCCATGCCGAGGCAAGCGGACCAGGGAGGGTCGACTGGAAATCCATCGAGCGCTCCGCCCTCTCGTGCCGGGTTTGCGACGCCCCAACGCCTCGGAGCACCGACTCGACGCAGTCGTCTGCGCCCTTACCGCCCAACTCCACCGGATGAAACTCACCCGGACGGTCGGTAAGCCCGACGAAGGTCTCATGAGCATCCCTGACACTCAGATCCTCACTCTCGAATACGTCCCCAATCCTACAGGTCGTGGCGTTCACGCCGTCTGGAAGCGAAGAAGACGCAGGCGCGCGCATTCGTCAACGCTTGGCGCGGTCGCTCGGTCGATTACGGATTGA